The Deltaproteobacteria bacterium region CCGGAGTGGGCGGCCCGCTCCTCGACGTTGCCGGGAGCCTCGCGCTTCGCCAGCAGCGCGCCGCCATGGCGACCGCCGATGGCCTCCTGCCACTCCCCCGCCGCCCCGTGCTGCTCGGCGTGCGGGACCTCGGCTGAGAGCAGCTCCGCAGGATGGCAAAGCGCATACTGGTCGCCGAGGACGACCCGGACAGCCGCTCCATCGTGGTCAAGACCTTGACCCTCGAGGGCTACGAGACCCTCGAGGCGGCCGACGGCCGGTCCGCCCTCGCCCTGGCGCGCCAGGAGCGTCCCGACCTGATCGTGATGGATCTCGCCCTGCCGGGGATGGACGGCTGGGAGGCGTCGCGTCGGCTCAAGGCGGATCCGGGAACGGCCGATATCCCGATCATCGCGCTCACCGCCCACGCCATGCGGGGTGACGAGGAGCGGGCGCGCGAGGCGGGATGCGATGGCTACCTCTCGAAACCTTGCCGGCCGCAGAGAATGCGTGAGGTCGTCGCGCGCTTCCTCGCCGGCCGTTGAGCGGAGCGGGCCGCCATGAGTGCCACCGTCCTCGTCGTCGACGACGACGCGGAGAACGTCGCGATCCTCGGCACGATGCTCCTCGAGCACGGCTACGAGGTCCGCATCGCCCGCGACGGGCGGAGCGCCCTCGAATCGGTGCGCCAGCAGCGGCCGGACGTGATCCTGCTCGACGTGATGATGCCCGGGGTGCCCGGCACGCAGGTGCTCCACTACCTGAAGCTCGACCCGCGGAGCGCCTCGATTCCGGTCGTGATGGTGACCGCCAGGGTGGAAGACCCGGACCTGCTCGCCGGCTACGAGGGCGGCGCCGACTACTACGTCACCAAGCCGTTCACCGCCCGCGATATCCTGTACGCCATCGGTCTCGTGCTCGGCAGCCACGAGCCGGGCTGATCGCCCTTGCGGCGGGGCGTGGCGCGGGCTAGACGGGCCCCTCGCCCGTGGCGCTGTTCATCACCTTCGAGGGCATCGAGGGCTCCGGCAAGTCGACCCACCTGCGGCAGCTCGCCGAGCACCTGCGCGCGCGCGGGCGCCGCGTGGTCGAGACGCGCGAGCCGGGCGGCACGGCGGCGGGGGCCGCCATCCGGCGCCTCCTGCTCGGCCCCGACGCCGCCCCGCTGACGTCGCTCGCCGAGCTCTTCCTCTACTGCGCGGACCGCACGCAGCACGTGCGCGAGGTCGTCCGGCCCGCGCTCGACGCGGGGCAGATCGTGCTCTCGGACCGCTTCTCGGACTCGACCCTCGCCTACCAGGGCTACGCGCGCGGCCTCGAGCTGGAGACGGTGCGCGCGCTCGATGCGCGGGCGCGCGGCGGGGTGTGGCCGGACCTCACCTTCCTGCTCGACTGCCCGGTCGCCGACGGGCTGGCGCGCGCGCGCGGGCGCGCCGGGACGGGCGACCGCTTCGAGCGGGAGACGCTCGCCTTCCACGAGCGCGTCCGCCAGGGCTTCTTGACGCTCGCCGCCGCGGAGCCCGGACGCTTCTGCGTCCTCGACGCGGCCGGGCCCATCGAGCGGGTGCACGCGCGCGTCATCGTCGAGGCCGAGGGGCGGCTCGGGGGCCGCGCGTGACCCTCGGCCGGGTGGTCGGCCACGCGGGGGCGGCGGCGCGGCTGGCGCGCGCGGCGGCGGAGGGCCGCGTGCCGGCGGCCGTGCTCCTGGTCGGCCCGGCGGGTATCGGCAAGCGCGTGCTGGCCGACGCCTTCGCGGCCCGCCTCCTCTGCGCGGCGCCCGGCACAGGCGGCGCATGCGGCGCCTGCGCGCACTGCACCCGTGTGGCCGCGGGGACACACCCCGACCTGCACCTCGTCGCGCGCGAGCCGGAGCGCCGCGACATCCGCATCGAGCAGGTGCGCGAGCTCGGCCGCTGGCTCGCGCTCCAGCCGCTCATGGCGGCGCGCAAGGTGGCCGTCCTCGACGACGCGCACTGCTTGAGCGAACAGGCGCAGAACGCCCTCTTGAAGACGCTCGAAGAGCCGCCGGGGGCGGCAGTGCTCGTGCTCGTCGCCTCCGCCGCGGCCCTTCTCCTCCCGACCGTCCGCTCGCGCTGCCAGGTGGTGCGCCTGGACCCGCTGCCGGTGGCGGAGGTCGTGCGCGTGCTCGAGGCCTCGGGCGTGCCCGCCCGGCAGGCCCGCGAGCTGGCACCGCTCGCCGAGGGATCGCCCGGCCGCGCGCTCGCGCTCGCGGGCGAGGCGGAGACACGAGCGCGCGCGCGCGTGCTGCAGGACCTGCCGCGGCTCCGCGAGCTCGGCGCGGACGAGCTCTCCCGGACCGCGCAGGAGCTCTCGCGGGGCGCCCTCGACGCGGGCCTCGCCACGGCCCTCGCCTGGTACCGCGACGTCCTCGAGACCGCGCTCGCGGGCGACGCCGCCCCACTGCGCAATCCGGCGGCGGCGGACGACGTCCGCCGCGCCGCGCGCCATCTCTCCCCCGCGGCGCTGCTTCGCCAACTCGAGGCCGTCTATGCTACGATCGTCGCGCTCGAGAAGAATGCCAACCGCATGCTCGCCGTCGAGACCATGCTGCTCTCGCTGCGCGCGATCGAGCGCGGCGCAAGCGCCGCGCAGGCGCCCCCATGGAAGAGCGCCCGGTAGAGACCAGAGGCCCCGCGGTCGGCGTCCGCTTCCGGCCGAGCGGCCGGGTCTACGACTTCGATCCGGGTCCGCTCGTCCTCGTCCGTGACGACCGGGTGCTGGTGGAGACGGAGCGCGGTCCCGCGCTCGGCACGGTCGTCGCCCTGGCCCGCCCGCGTCCGACCGCCCGTGCCCTCCAGCGCGTCATCAAGAAGGCCGACTCGCGCGACCTCGCGCGCGAGGACCAGAACCTCCAGCGCGAGCGGCAGCACTACGGGACGGCGCTCGAGCTGGTGCGCGGCCGGAACCTCGCCGTGAAGCTGGTCAAGGCCGAGTCGGCCTTCGACGCGAGCAAGGTGACCTTCTTCTTCGCGGGTGCGGAGCGCGTCGACCTCCGCGACCTGGGACGGGAGCTCGCCGAGCTCCTGCGCACGCGCGTCGAGATGAAGCAGATCGGCGCGCGCGACGAGACCAAGGTGACCGGCGGCATCGGCCCCTGCGGGCGCGAGCTGTGCTGCTCCTCGTGGCTGCAGGAGTTCCAGCCGGTGTCGGTCAAGATGGCGAAGGAGCAGGGCCTGTCGCTCAACCCCTCGAAGCTCGCCGGCATGTGCGGGCGGCTCAAGTGCTGCCTGCGCTACGAGTACGAGACCTACGTCGAGCTCAAGAAGGGTCTGCCCGCGGTCGGGACGCCGGTCGAGTCGGTCAAGGGCGACGGCACGGTCGTTCGGCAGAACGTCCTCAGGCAGACCGTGGTCGTCCGTCGCAGCGAGGACAACGTCGAGGTCGAGGCG contains the following coding sequences:
- the holB gene encoding DNA polymerase III subunit delta', which produces MAGPHLPARLPGRRRAGARARARRDGRPLRAGDARLPRARPPGLLDARRRGARTLLRPRRGRAHRAGARARHRRGRGAARGPRVTLGRVVGHAGAAARLARAAAEGRVPAAVLLVGPAGIGKRVLADAFAARLLCAAPGTGGACGACAHCTRVAAGTHPDLHLVAREPERRDIRIEQVRELGRWLALQPLMAARKVAVLDDAHCLSEQAQNALLKTLEEPPGAAVLVLVASAAALLLPTVRSRCQVVRLDPLPVAEVVRVLEASGVPARQARELAPLAEGSPGRALALAGEAETRARARVLQDLPRLRELGADELSRTAQELSRGALDAGLATALAWYRDVLETALAGDAAPLRNPAAADDVRRAARHLSPAALLRQLEAVYATIVALEKNANRMLAVETMLLSLRAIERGASAAQAPPWKSAR
- a CDS encoding response regulator translates to MSATVLVVDDDAENVAILGTMLLEHGYEVRIARDGRSALESVRQQRPDVILLDVMMPGVPGTQVLHYLKLDPRSASIPVVMVTARVEDPDLLAGYEGGADYYVTKPFTARDILYAIGLVLGSHEPG
- a CDS encoding response regulator, with amino-acid sequence MAKRILVAEDDPDSRSIVVKTLTLEGYETLEAADGRSALALARQERPDLIVMDLALPGMDGWEASRRLKADPGTADIPIIALTAHAMRGDEERAREAGCDGYLSKPCRPQRMREVVARFLAGR
- a CDS encoding stage 0 sporulation protein — protein: MEERPVETRGPAVGVRFRPSGRVYDFDPGPLVLVRDDRVLVETERGPALGTVVALARPRPTARALQRVIKKADSRDLAREDQNLQRERQHYGTALELVRGRNLAVKLVKAESAFDASKVTFFFAGAERVDLRDLGRELAELLRTRVEMKQIGARDETKVTGGIGPCGRELCCSSWLQEFQPVSVKMAKEQGLSLNPSKLAGMCGRLKCCLRYEYETYVELKKGLPAVGTPVESVKGDGTVVRQNVLRQTVVVRRSEDNVEVEATRDDLVVRRADA
- the tmk gene encoding dTMP kinase, yielding MFITFEGIEGSGKSTHLRQLAEHLRARGRRVVETREPGGTAAGAAIRRLLLGPDAAPLTSLAELFLYCADRTQHVREVVRPALDAGQIVLSDRFSDSTLAYQGYARGLELETVRALDARARGGVWPDLTFLLDCPVADGLARARGRAGTGDRFERETLAFHERVRQGFLTLAAAEPGRFCVLDAAGPIERVHARVIVEAEGRLGGRA